From the genome of Synergistetes bacterium HGW-Synergistetes-1, one region includes:
- a CDS encoding adenosylhomocysteinase, with amino-acid sequence MKNEFRIADMSLAPEGHRRIEWAWEYMPVLRLIAEREEKYRPLDGLVIGCCLHLEAKTACLLKVMNKLGATVAVAGSNPLSTQDTICAALAEEGIHVFSRRGMTPQEYSENIVEMLKWDPQIIIDDGGDVVSMIIDKRRDLIPNLLGGCEETTTGIKRLKAMHCEGVLPFPMLAVNDAQSKYLFDNRYGTGQSVWDAILRTTNLIVAGKNVVIAGYGWCGKGAAKRAAGLGARVIVVEVDPHRALEALMDGFDVMDMLDASKVGDVFITVTGNTKVIRKEHFMRMKDGVLLCNAGHFDVEVCIPDLAELAVDVKASRDNIQTYILPVGRRIHLLGEGRLVNLAAGDGHPVEIMDLSFAMQLLSCLYISCNKLEPGLYNVPAELDKRVAELKLESLGISIERLTQEQKEYLAAWREI; translated from the coding sequence GTGAAAAACGAATTTAGGATTGCTGACATGAGCCTGGCTCCGGAAGGACACAGAAGGATAGAGTGGGCATGGGAGTATATGCCTGTGCTAAGGCTTATTGCTGAGAGGGAAGAAAAATACAGGCCGCTTGACGGGCTTGTAATAGGATGCTGCCTGCATCTTGAGGCTAAGACAGCCTGTCTTTTAAAAGTAATGAACAAACTTGGAGCAACTGTAGCAGTAGCCGGAAGCAATCCGCTTTCAACACAGGACACGATCTGCGCGGCCCTGGCTGAGGAAGGAATACATGTATTCAGCCGCAGAGGCATGACTCCTCAGGAATACTCCGAAAACATAGTGGAAATGCTCAAATGGGATCCTCAGATAATAATTGATGACGGCGGCGACGTCGTTTCGATGATAATAGACAAGAGAAGGGACCTAATTCCAAACTTGCTTGGCGGATGCGAAGAGACCACTACGGGGATAAAGCGTCTTAAAGCCATGCATTGTGAAGGAGTATTGCCTTTCCCGATGCTGGCAGTAAATGATGCCCAGAGCAAATACCTTTTCGATAACAGGTACGGAACAGGTCAGTCTGTCTGGGATGCGATCCTCAGGACCACCAACCTTATCGTGGCAGGCAAAAATGTTGTCATTGCAGGATATGGCTGGTGCGGAAAGGGCGCTGCCAAGAGAGCGGCAGGTCTGGGTGCAAGGGTCATAGTTGTAGAGGTAGATCCCCACAGGGCACTTGAGGCGCTGATGGATGGTTTTGATGTTATGGACATGCTTGATGCTTCAAAGGTCGGGGATGTTTTCATTACAGTCACAGGCAACACAAAAGTCATCCGCAAAGAACACTTTATGCGCATGAAAGACGGAGTGCTCCTCTGCAACGCGGGCCACTTTGACGTGGAGGTCTGCATTCCCGATCTTGCCGAACTCGCTGTTGACGTGAAGGCATCGCGTGACAATATCCAGACTTACATACTTCCGGTAGGCCGCAGGATCCACCTTCTAGGTGAAGGAAGACTGGTCAACCTGGCAGCAGGGGACGGGCATCCTGTCGAAATAATGGATCTGAGTTTTGCTATGCAGCTGCTCTCTTGCCTTTATATAAGCTGCAACAAACTGGAACCGGGTCTATACAACGTTCCGGCAGAGCTTGACAAGAGGGTGGCCGAGCTAAAGCTTGAATCGCTCGGCATAAGCATTGAACGGCTTACACAGGAGCAAAAGGAATACCTGGCAGCATGGAGAGAGATTTAA
- a CDS encoding amidohydrolase translates to MKQQYRNVVVWDSESSSAKLCDVATEGDRISSILPAGALSSGCAYEGRGNTALIPGFVNAHGHAAMTLLRGLGEELPLMEWLQKRIWPVENNLDGDLVKAGTALGILEMLSTGTTCFADMYFFMDKVAEAALENGMRCGLSRGIVGDSDRSKLKENLKFAEDYNGRDGLINVQLGPHAPYTVPFDLMTEIADRAKETGLGVQLHWLETSSEWSISGLEGKMTPEEYLSETGMIDVPNLLLAHCVWVEKGSAAFYARNNVTFAHNPESNLKLGSGIAPLPEFLKAGVRIAIGTDGAASNNRLDIWDELRCAALIHKGVTNDPTLVTSAEVLKMATVNGAKALGFRDTGLIKEGYKADMILIDLDQPHYVGWDNDNLPGFLVYAGSSSDVKATVVAGRILYENGTFTEIDKDRVISEAKSARRKLTGC, encoded by the coding sequence ATGAAACAGCAATACAGAAATGTCGTTGTCTGGGACTCTGAGAGCTCTTCCGCCAAACTGTGCGATGTCGCGACCGAAGGTGACAGGATATCCTCCATCCTCCCGGCCGGGGCCCTCAGTTCCGGATGTGCATACGAGGGAAGAGGCAATACAGCTCTGATCCCCGGTTTTGTGAATGCACACGGGCATGCTGCGATGACTCTGCTGAGAGGACTTGGAGAAGAACTGCCTCTTATGGAATGGCTTCAGAAACGCATCTGGCCGGTTGAAAACAACCTTGACGGAGATCTTGTCAAAGCAGGGACCGCACTGGGTATATTGGAGATGCTCTCTACAGGTACCACCTGTTTTGCAGACATGTACTTTTTCATGGACAAAGTTGCGGAGGCTGCCCTTGAAAACGGAATGAGATGCGGACTTTCGCGGGGCATAGTAGGTGACAGCGACAGAAGCAAGTTAAAGGAAAACCTTAAGTTCGCAGAGGACTACAACGGCAGGGATGGATTGATCAACGTCCAGCTCGGCCCACACGCTCCGTATACAGTTCCTTTCGACCTGATGACAGAGATTGCAGATAGAGCGAAAGAGACCGGACTGGGGGTCCAGCTCCACTGGCTCGAAACGTCTTCTGAGTGGAGCATAAGCGGCCTGGAAGGGAAAATGACTCCTGAGGAGTATCTTTCCGAAACAGGCATGATCGATGTGCCTAACCTCCTGCTGGCGCATTGTGTATGGGTGGAGAAGGGTTCTGCAGCTTTCTATGCGAGGAACAACGTTACTTTCGCTCACAACCCCGAAAGTAATCTCAAACTGGGCAGCGGTATAGCCCCTCTTCCTGAATTCCTCAAAGCCGGGGTCAGAATCGCTATCGGTACAGACGGTGCCGCAAGCAACAACAGGCTGGACATTTGGGATGAGCTTCGCTGTGCGGCATTGATCCACAAGGGTGTGACTAATGATCCGACCCTTGTGACATCTGCCGAGGTCCTTAAGATGGCTACGGTAAACGGAGCAAAGGCACTTGGATTCAGAGATACAGGACTTATTAAAGAGGGATACAAGGCGGATATGATACTTATTGACCTCGACCAACCGCATTATGTAGGCTGGGACAATGATAATCTTCCCGGTTTTCTTGTTTATGCGGGATCTTCTTCAGATGTTAAGGCTACTGTTGTGGCAGGAAGAATACTTTATGAAAATGGAACGTTCACAGAAATCGACAAGGACAGGGTAATTTCTGAAGCAAAATCGGCGCGCAGAAAACTTACCGGCTGCTGA